In the genome of Sorangium aterium, one region contains:
- a CDS encoding glycosyl hydrolase 53 family protein, with protein sequence MKLKLSASIFLPILVALGCSGAPREEDGGTPGNGTGGASSSVGSTGSGGSTGSGGTSSSGGSTGSGGSTGSGGTSSSGGATTTGGGATGGTSTGGGASGGGGAGSGTGEIFNPPYILGADISWTLEQESIGRSYRDKGQTKSIERIFVDHGFNFIRLRTFVCPDCPGGYTSELYSGARPTEAFCDTAHTIAMAKRVKACGMGLFLDFHMSDTWASIGHQDVPSAWAGMNPPQMQAAAYDHVKGVLDEMVAAGVKPDMVQVGNETNSRMSGVSMSNWANFSGLVNAGIRAVREIDPNIIVWAQHGRPRPDGDFRPWVDAYLTNNPHIDADGICGSTYGTTNNGQDWREEFGYIINTYKLPVMSCEYTDDRRDLINPIMRAFPNQMGRGTFLWEPTAYGDRRLFDFNNNTYTTNANMAAYARLAESYGLPVPSTPAERLQGTTCQ encoded by the coding sequence ATGAAGCTCAAGCTCAGCGCCAGCATCTTTCTCCCCATCCTCGTCGCGCTAGGTTGCAGTGGTGCCCCCCGAGAGGAGGACGGCGGCACACCAGGTAACGGAACCGGCGGCGCTTCCAGCTCGGTCGGGTCCACCGGCTCCGGCGGGTCCACCGGCTCCGGCGGAACATCGAGCTCCGGCGGGTCCACCGGCTCCGGCGGGTCCACCGGCTCCGGCGGAACATCGAGCTCGGGTGGCGCGACGACCACAGGTGGGGGAGCGACCGGCGGGACCAGCACGGGCGGTGGTGCCTCGGGAGGCGGGGGCGCCGGTTCCGGCACCGGCGAAATCTTCAACCCTCCGTATATCCTGGGTGCAGATATCTCATGGACCCTCGAACAGGAGTCGATTGGCCGGAGCTATCGAGACAAGGGCCAGACCAAATCCATCGAGCGGATCTTTGTCGATCACGGGTTCAACTTCATTCGACTCCGGACTTTCGTGTGCCCGGATTGTCCCGGAGGCTATACCTCGGAACTTTATTCGGGTGCTCGCCCGACGGAGGCCTTCTGTGACACCGCTCACACCATCGCCATGGCGAAACGGGTCAAAGCCTGCGGGATGGGCCTGTTCCTCGACTTTCACATGAGCGACACGTGGGCGTCCATCGGTCACCAGGACGTACCGTCCGCCTGGGCTGGGATGAATCCGCCTCAAATGCAGGCGGCCGCTTACGACCACGTGAAAGGCGTGCTCGATGAAATGGTGGCGGCTGGCGTGAAACCGGACATGGTCCAGGTCGGCAACGAGACCAACTCACGCATGTCGGGAGTGTCCATGAGCAATTGGGCCAACTTCTCCGGTCTCGTCAATGCCGGCATCCGGGCCGTGCGCGAAATCGACCCGAACATCATCGTGTGGGCGCAGCACGGTCGACCGCGACCTGACGGCGACTTCCGCCCCTGGGTGGACGCGTACTTGACCAACAATCCGCACATCGACGCAGATGGAATCTGCGGCTCGACCTACGGAACCACCAACAATGGCCAGGACTGGAGGGAGGAGTTCGGGTACATCATCAACACCTACAAGCTGCCCGTGATGAGCTGCGAGTACACCGATGACCGCAGAGATCTCATCAATCCCATCATGCGCGCCTTCCCGAACCAAATGGGCAGGGGCACATTCCTTTGGGAGCCGACGGCGTACGGTGATCGTAGGCTTTTTGATTTCAACAACAATACGTACACGACCAACGCCAACATGGCCGCGTACGCACGTTTGGCCGAGTCCTATGGCCTTCCTGTGCCATCGACCCCTGCCGAAAGGCTCCAGGGAACGACGTGCCAGTAG
- a CDS encoding rhamnogalacturonan lyase: MDACVGAGQEPTARLMENLGRGLVAVRTSDGVYVGWRLLGTDPTDVAFNLYRDGARINAEPIATSTNYVDRDGGERSSYEVRPVVRGQEQPASKPVTPLARNYITVPLQTLPGHTPNDASVGDLDGDGELEIVLKQEQTPRDNSQKGTTGETKLEAYELDGTLLWRINMGRNIREGAHYTQFMVFDFDGDGRAEVAAKTADGTVDGKGKVLGDANADHRNGDGYVLRGPEFLTLFDGRTGGELATVDYIPARGNVGDWGDTYGNRVDRFLAGVAYLDGKRPSLVMCRGYYTRTVLAAWNWRDGQLKNVWTFDSNNGHRDYAGQGNHQLSVGDVDADGKDEIVYGSMAIDDDGSPLWNARYGHGDAMHLTDIDPDRPGIEVFDIQEPFGDAGAHLNDARTGETLWKKASVASGDDGEGPGRGVAADLDPAHRGLEMWVAGAGLGGSLWNVRGAKVGDAPSSCNFLAWWDADPLRELLDRNRISKYGGGNLLTADGCDSNNGTKATPALSADLFGDWREEVMWRTTDGKALRIYTTTIPTDRRIHTLLHDPQYRLAIAWQNVAYNQPPHTSFYLGDGMTDPPAPEISVPCLP; the protein is encoded by the coding sequence GTGGACGCCTGCGTCGGCGCCGGGCAGGAGCCGACGGCGCGGCTCATGGAGAACCTCGGGCGCGGCCTGGTCGCGGTGAGGACGAGCGACGGCGTCTACGTCGGCTGGCGCCTGCTGGGCACGGATCCCACGGACGTGGCCTTCAACCTGTACCGCGACGGGGCCAGGATCAACGCCGAGCCGATCGCGACGTCGACCAACTACGTCGATCGCGACGGCGGCGAGAGGTCCTCGTACGAGGTTCGACCCGTCGTCCGCGGGCAGGAGCAGCCGGCGTCGAAGCCGGTGACGCCGCTCGCGCGCAACTACATCACGGTTCCCCTGCAGACCCTCCCCGGCCACACCCCGAACGACGCGTCCGTCGGGGACCTCGACGGCGACGGGGAGCTCGAGATCGTCCTGAAGCAGGAGCAGACGCCCCGGGACAACTCGCAGAAAGGGACCACCGGCGAGACGAAGCTCGAGGCGTACGAGCTCGATGGGACCCTCCTGTGGAGGATCAACATGGGCCGCAACATCCGGGAAGGCGCCCATTACACGCAGTTCATGGTCTTCGACTTCGACGGCGATGGGCGGGCCGAGGTCGCGGCCAAGACCGCGGACGGGACCGTCGACGGAAAGGGCAAGGTCCTCGGCGACGCGAACGCGGACCACCGGAACGGCGACGGCTATGTCCTGCGCGGCCCGGAGTTCCTCACCCTCTTCGACGGGAGGACCGGCGGCGAGCTCGCCACGGTCGATTACATCCCGGCCCGGGGAAACGTCGGCGACTGGGGAGACACCTACGGCAACCGCGTCGACCGCTTCCTCGCCGGCGTGGCGTACCTCGACGGCAAAAGGCCGAGCCTCGTGATGTGCCGTGGATACTACACGAGGACCGTCCTCGCCGCGTGGAACTGGAGGGATGGCCAGCTGAAGAACGTCTGGACGTTCGACAGCAACAACGGGCACCGGGACTACGCCGGGCAGGGCAACCACCAGCTCAGCGTCGGCGACGTCGATGCCGACGGCAAGGACGAGATCGTCTATGGCTCGATGGCGATCGACGACGATGGGTCGCCGCTGTGGAACGCCCGGTACGGGCATGGGGACGCCATGCACCTCACCGACATCGATCCGGACAGGCCGGGTATCGAGGTGTTCGACATCCAGGAGCCGTTCGGCGACGCCGGCGCCCACCTGAACGACGCCCGGACCGGGGAGACGCTGTGGAAGAAGGCGTCGGTCGCCTCGGGAGATGACGGGGAGGGGCCTGGTCGCGGCGTCGCGGCCGATCTGGATCCGGCGCACAGGGGGCTGGAGATGTGGGTCGCGGGCGCCGGTCTGGGCGGCTCGCTCTGGAACGTGCGCGGAGCCAAGGTCGGCGACGCTCCTTCCTCGTGCAACTTCTTGGCCTGGTGGGACGCCGACCCGCTCCGCGAGCTCCTCGATCGCAACCGGATCAGCAAGTATGGCGGAGGCAACCTGCTGACGGCGGACGGGTGCGACTCGAACAACGGGACCAAGGCGACCCCTGCCCTCAGCGCGGATCTCTTCGGTGACTGGCGCGAAGAGGTGATGTGGAGGACGACGGACGGCAAAGCCTTGCGCATCTACACGACGACGATCCCCACGGACCGGCGCATCCACACGCTCTTGCACGATCCCCAGTACCGGCTCGCGATCGCCTGGCAGAACGTCGCCTACAACCAGCCGCCGCACACGAGCTTCTACCTGGGCGACGGCATGACCGACCCGCCCGCTCCGGAGATCTCGGTGCCCTGCTTGCCATGA
- a CDS encoding rhamnogalacturonan acetylesterase produces MNVRPIFLTVVLSSLVCGLAAGGCDSGGADDQPVAQGSGSDGSTSSGSTSAASGSGVGGAGAGDGGGAGGTGVGGAGAGDGGGGAAGGPTGAAGGSAGGGEGAELPDVSVYVAGDSTVQTYVNSPIHQAGWGQMLGQYFDERVHIENRAIGGRTARRFIEEGHLTDILDDIRSGDYLLVQFGTNDSNKTATYQRDGKTIPYYLDPATDFKTYLKEYIAGAQAHDANPVLVTPPPRRSCTGDSHDFGNGLAAYAQAMRELGGDLGVPVIDLNEKTLVYLRSIGCVAAGKDFFLVKADGSVDGTHFQETGARIMAGFVADGTADAGLLLARYRK; encoded by the coding sequence ATGAACGTTCGACCCATCTTCTTGACCGTCGTGCTTTCTTCCCTCGTGTGCGGCCTCGCTGCAGGGGGGTGCGACTCGGGAGGCGCCGACGACCAGCCCGTCGCGCAGGGCAGCGGCAGCGATGGCAGCACCAGCAGTGGCAGCACCAGCGCCGCCAGCGGCAGCGGTGTGGGCGGTGCGGGCGCAGGAGACGGCGGCGGCGCCGGCGGCACGGGTGTGGGCGGTGCGGGCGCAGGGGACGGCGGCGGTGGCGCTGCCGGAGGACCGACGGGCGCCGCGGGAGGCTCGGCAGGCGGCGGCGAGGGCGCCGAGCTGCCGGATGTCTCGGTTTACGTCGCCGGCGACTCGACGGTCCAGACCTATGTGAACAGCCCCATTCACCAGGCGGGCTGGGGTCAGATGCTCGGACAGTACTTTGACGAGCGGGTGCACATCGAGAACCGGGCCATCGGCGGCCGCACCGCGCGCCGGTTCATCGAGGAGGGGCATCTGACCGACATCCTCGACGACATCCGGAGCGGAGATTACTTGCTGGTGCAGTTCGGCACCAACGACAGCAACAAGACCGCGACCTACCAGCGCGACGGCAAGACCATTCCCTACTACCTGGACCCCGCGACCGACTTCAAAACGTATCTCAAAGAGTACATCGCGGGCGCGCAGGCGCACGACGCGAACCCCGTGCTGGTCACCCCGCCCCCGCGGCGGTCGTGCACCGGGGACAGCCACGATTTCGGCAACGGCCTCGCCGCGTATGCGCAGGCGATGCGGGAGCTCGGAGGCGATCTGGGCGTGCCTGTCATCGATCTCAACGAGAAGACGCTCGTCTATCTGAGGTCGATCGGATGCGTGGCGGCGGGCAAGGACTTCTTCCTCGTCAAGGCGGACGGCTCGGTCGACGGCACCCATTTCCAGGAGACCGGCGCCCGCATCATGGCGGGCTTCGTGGCCGACGGCACCGCGGACGCCGGCCTGCTGCTCGCGCGGTACCGGAAATGA
- a CDS encoding HupE/UreJ family protein, whose product MSVALVALLSADSALAHDPFEITTEASLLADRLEVQITMARGTAATSCPDAAGGRPREGPASLEAWRSRMEACAPRLYEVTAGGEALRPSAARAALTVENDAEMTLVYPLPARGPLRFDAVLLRQLPEPTFGAEIRVMREGALLGQQLLRAEASTFEIDIAAPAPGAGAPAPARPEMPSFGQYLRLGVEHILTGYDHLLFLTALLAVCRSVRSVLGIITCFTLAHSLTLVLAVLQVVTISSRVVEPLIAATIVFVGAENLLRGEEPKGRWALTFAFGLIHGLGFAGVLRELGLGEGGGSIVVPLLSFNLGVELGQLGITLLFLPILWRLRAAPAFARHGQRGLSLVVVALGLYWLVERAVS is encoded by the coding sequence ATGTCGGTCGCGCTGGTCGCGCTGCTCTCGGCTGACAGCGCGCTCGCGCACGATCCCTTCGAGATCACCACGGAGGCGAGCTTGCTCGCCGACCGGCTGGAGGTGCAGATCACGATGGCACGCGGGACGGCCGCGACGTCGTGCCCCGACGCGGCCGGCGGGCGGCCGAGGGAGGGGCCCGCCTCGCTCGAGGCATGGCGCTCGCGCATGGAGGCGTGCGCGCCGCGCCTTTACGAGGTCACCGCCGGCGGTGAAGCGTTGCGGCCCAGCGCGGCGCGCGCCGCGTTGACCGTGGAGAACGATGCCGAGATGACCCTCGTCTACCCGCTACCGGCGAGAGGGCCGCTCAGGTTCGACGCCGTGCTCCTGAGGCAGCTTCCCGAGCCGACGTTCGGCGCGGAGATCAGGGTGATGCGCGAGGGGGCGCTCCTCGGCCAGCAGCTCCTGCGCGCCGAGGCGTCGACGTTCGAGATCGACATCGCCGCGCCGGCGCCCGGCGCGGGAGCCCCGGCGCCGGCGCGGCCCGAGATGCCTTCCTTCGGACAGTACCTACGCCTCGGCGTGGAGCACATCCTCACGGGGTACGATCATTTGCTGTTCCTCACCGCGCTGCTGGCGGTATGCCGCAGCGTCCGTTCGGTGCTCGGCATCATCACCTGCTTCACGCTCGCGCACTCGCTCACGCTGGTGCTCGCCGTGCTCCAGGTCGTCACGATCTCGAGCCGCGTCGTCGAGCCGCTCATCGCCGCGACCATCGTGTTCGTGGGGGCCGAGAACCTGCTCCGGGGCGAGGAGCCGAAGGGACGCTGGGCGCTCACGTTCGCCTTCGGGCTCATTCACGGCCTCGGCTTCGCGGGCGTGCTGAGGGAGCTGGGGCTCGGCGAGGGCGGCGGCTCGATCGTGGTCCCGCTCCTCTCGTTCAACCTCGGCGTCGAGCTCGGACAGCTGGGGATCACCCTCCTGTTCTTGCCGATCCTCTGGAGGTTGCGGGCCGCGCCTGCGTTCGCGCGCCACGGCCAAAGGGGTCTGTCCCTGGTGGTCGTTGCCCTGGGGCTCTACTGGCTTGTCGAGCGCGCGGTGTCGTGA
- a CDS encoding glycosyl hydrolase 115 family protein — MAVALLLGAQLLGGCSGGEGSPGTGSGASGGGSQGGQEAAATAGNGGGPVAGGGGGGIGGGEGGGDASGTGGAPRDPFDVVVSGAAVDIYVDAADHAAVVRAVGDLQADVERVSGVKPAVKSSLAGLSARAIIVGTLGKSAIVDELVAQGKLDVEGVSGKWESFAVQAVSAPVAGVERALVIAGSDRRGAVYGVYDVSQAIGVSPWYWWADVAPERVSTVTVEGALRKQGEPSVKYRGIFINDEENFAAWSAAKMDAGKKVGPETYKRVFELLLRLKANFLWPAMHEASDEFNKYPENAQNADRYGIVMGSSHPEMLLRNNVKEWGPWASSHASGGRTPAYDYSVNPQVIHDYWDYRVEKNGKYENAYSIGMRGEHDSGLVAANARTTAEKVTLMQRIFAAQREILAARVDPDPTRVFQVFTPYKEVLTLYNSGLEVPEDATILWAEDNHGYMRQIPNDAERRRSGGAGAYYHLSYYGKPESYLWINTTPPSLVREELRKSFDAGASRLWVINVGDIKPSEIAIEYAMRLAYRIDDLTETNVLDQLAWQVGRDFGAAHGREIAEIVLAYYQINIARRPEFMRKSVYNLVNYGDEGQRRLNELSALLARAAAVSEALPAGKRDAFYEMVLYPLRASKLTMEKYVGAAKTDLYAGQGRTASVAKYRALATAAYDTIRSDLTYYNDTLASGKWQRIMNPYNRSLPTIEAMPTLAAVPRAASGSALGVVVEGQTTGAEPANLRFSSYTEDVRFVDVFTKGDSGFSWTASASHPFIKLGKASGTITDEERIRVSIDWASAPAGTSTGTVTVSGASSSKTINVTVSNPATPSRKDLDGYVEANGYVAIEAEHFSEAIPRGGSEWRVLTALGRSGDSVKVFPDVAPSITANHATSAPELAYKIYFFSTGTFPVTVFRIPTLNSGGSCRLALALDDGSVATLRGADATDDPTWETNVIEHIEKLSTTIQVSTPGYHTLRIWKVDPSIAIDRIVIDTGGLMPSYLGPPESYRN; from the coding sequence ATGGCGGTCGCGCTGCTCCTCGGCGCGCAGCTGCTCGGTGGCTGTTCTGGCGGCGAGGGCTCGCCTGGGACGGGCTCGGGCGCGAGCGGCGGGGGCTCGCAGGGAGGGCAGGAAGCAGCGGCGACGGCCGGGAACGGCGGCGGACCTGTCGCTGGCGGCGGAGGCGGCGGAATCGGCGGAGGAGAGGGCGGCGGCGACGCGAGCGGCACCGGGGGCGCACCGCGCGATCCGTTCGACGTGGTGGTGTCGGGCGCCGCGGTGGATATCTATGTCGACGCGGCGGATCATGCGGCGGTCGTGCGCGCGGTGGGAGACCTTCAGGCCGACGTGGAGCGGGTCTCCGGAGTGAAGCCCGCCGTGAAGAGCTCGCTCGCGGGGCTCTCGGCGAGGGCCATCATCGTGGGAACGCTCGGGAAGAGCGCCATCGTCGACGAGCTCGTTGCTCAGGGCAAGCTCGACGTGGAGGGGGTGAGCGGGAAATGGGAGTCGTTCGCGGTGCAAGCGGTGAGCGCGCCGGTCGCGGGCGTGGAGCGGGCGCTCGTGATTGCGGGGAGCGATCGGCGCGGCGCGGTGTATGGCGTGTACGACGTCTCGCAGGCGATCGGGGTGTCGCCTTGGTACTGGTGGGCCGACGTGGCGCCGGAACGCGTTTCGACGGTGACGGTCGAAGGCGCGCTGCGGAAGCAAGGGGAACCTTCGGTCAAGTATCGCGGCATCTTCATCAACGACGAGGAGAACTTCGCTGCTTGGTCGGCGGCGAAGATGGACGCGGGCAAGAAGGTCGGGCCCGAGACGTACAAGCGGGTCTTCGAGCTCTTGCTGCGGCTCAAGGCGAATTTCTTGTGGCCGGCGATGCACGAGGCCTCCGACGAGTTCAACAAGTATCCGGAAAACGCGCAGAACGCGGACCGCTACGGGATCGTGATGGGCTCCTCGCATCCGGAGATGCTGCTCCGGAACAACGTGAAGGAGTGGGGGCCCTGGGCGAGCAGCCACGCGAGCGGCGGAAGGACGCCGGCGTACGACTACAGCGTCAACCCGCAGGTGATCCACGACTACTGGGACTATCGCGTGGAGAAGAACGGAAAGTACGAGAACGCGTACTCGATCGGGATGCGCGGCGAGCACGATAGCGGCCTGGTGGCGGCCAACGCGAGGACGACGGCGGAGAAGGTGACGCTGATGCAGAGGATCTTTGCCGCTCAGCGCGAGATCCTGGCGGCGCGCGTGGACCCGGATCCGACCCGGGTGTTTCAGGTCTTCACGCCGTACAAGGAGGTGTTGACCTTGTACAACTCGGGGCTCGAGGTGCCCGAGGACGCGACGATCTTGTGGGCCGAGGACAACCACGGCTACATGCGGCAGATCCCGAACGACGCGGAGCGCCGCCGCTCCGGCGGCGCGGGCGCGTATTATCACCTCTCGTATTACGGAAAACCCGAGAGCTACTTGTGGATCAACACCACGCCGCCTAGCCTGGTACGCGAAGAGCTCCGCAAATCGTTCGATGCCGGCGCGAGCCGGCTGTGGGTGATCAACGTCGGTGACATCAAGCCGTCCGAGATCGCGATCGAATACGCCATGCGCCTGGCGTACCGGATCGACGACCTCACCGAGACGAACGTGCTCGATCAGCTCGCCTGGCAGGTCGGGCGCGATTTCGGCGCGGCCCACGGCCGCGAGATCGCGGAGATCGTGCTGGCGTATTACCAGATCAACATCGCGCGGCGTCCGGAGTTCATGAGGAAGTCGGTGTACAACCTGGTGAACTACGGCGACGAAGGGCAGCGGCGATTGAACGAGCTCTCCGCGCTGCTCGCGCGGGCGGCCGCCGTCTCCGAGGCGCTGCCCGCGGGCAAGCGCGATGCGTTCTACGAGATGGTGTTGTACCCGCTCCGCGCGAGCAAGCTCACCATGGAGAAGTACGTCGGCGCGGCGAAGACCGACCTCTACGCCGGCCAGGGGCGCACGGCGAGCGTCGCCAAATATCGCGCGCTCGCCACGGCGGCGTACGACACGATCCGCAGCGATCTAACCTACTACAACGACACGCTCGCTTCCGGGAAGTGGCAGCGGATCATGAATCCATACAACAGGTCGCTCCCGACGATCGAGGCCATGCCGACGCTCGCGGCGGTGCCCCGCGCCGCGTCGGGCTCCGCGCTCGGCGTGGTCGTGGAAGGACAGACCACGGGCGCCGAGCCGGCGAACCTCAGATTTTCGTCTTACACCGAAGACGTGCGCTTCGTGGACGTGTTCACGAAGGGCGACTCGGGGTTCAGCTGGACCGCGTCCGCGTCGCACCCATTCATCAAGCTCGGCAAGGCGAGCGGCACCATCACGGACGAAGAGCGCATCCGGGTGAGCATCGATTGGGCGAGCGCGCCTGCGGGAACCAGCACGGGCACCGTGACCGTGAGCGGGGCCTCGTCGTCGAAGACCATCAACGTCACCGTCTCGAATCCGGCCACGCCGAGCCGCAAGGATCTCGACGGCTACGTCGAGGCGAACGGCTACGTCGCGATCGAGGCGGAGCACTTCAGCGAAGCGATCCCGCGCGGCGGCTCGGAGTGGCGCGTGCTCACGGCTCTCGGCCGCAGCGGCGACTCGGTCAAGGTCTTTCCGGACGTGGCGCCGAGCATCACCGCGAACCACGCGACCAGCGCGCCCGAGCTCGCCTACAAGATCTACTTCTTCAGCACCGGCACGTTCCCGGTCACCGTGTTCCGCATCCCGACCCTCAACAGCGGTGGCTCGTGCCGGCTCGCGCTCGCGCTCGACGACGGCTCGGTCGCGACGCTGCGCGGCGCCGACGCGACGGACGATCCGACCTGGGAGACGAACGTGATCGAGCACATCGAGAAGCTCTCCACGACGATCCAGGTGAGCACGCCGGGCTACCACACGCTCAGGATCTGGAAAGTCGATCCCTCGATCGCGATCGACCGCATCGTGATCGACACCGGCGGCTTGATGCCCTCGTACCTCGGACCGCCCGAGAGCTACCGGAACTGA
- a CDS encoding GDSL-type esterase/lipase family protein, with amino-acid sequence MHQAGVVPCFAVFWAVLGLTVGCGSDAVPGQGGTPGEAGGTPAAGSGGIASSGGTPGEAGGTPAAGSGGAASSGITSGGGDRGDGGGGAGAGGATGAGGTADGDCAAPPAFDPALLARCSGSKALTCSFGGATGNYDVTVLVGGKSVVTAESRRFFWEGSPADDPQCVRFTVNVRKPEGQPIQGGDPGIDGLNLWIGGEAPDLQGVSVAPADSSTVVVYLAGDSTVCDQDPQLNLQPRARFTGWGQRLPAFFGPGISVTNYADSGEGTAAFRTDGGALWDRISRGLKAGDYVLVQLGHNDKSTPAATYRSRIEGIVDATKSARANPVLVSPMVRNNGEPLERQHIYGDLNVRQVLLQISRDKGIPFIDLMATSAEWVGSIGRAEARAFYVDGDATHSNEEGARVFAELVVEGIRAQVPELAARLRARR; translated from the coding sequence ATGCATCAAGCGGGCGTCGTTCCGTGTTTCGCGGTCTTCTGGGCGGTCCTCGGCTTGACCGTCGGCTGTGGGAGTGACGCTGTTCCGGGGCAAGGTGGCACGCCCGGCGAGGCGGGTGGCACGCCGGCCGCGGGCAGCGGCGGGATCGCGTCCAGCGGTGGCACGCCCGGCGAGGCGGGCGGCACGCCGGCCGCGGGCAGCGGCGGGGCCGCGTCCAGCGGGATCACGTCGGGCGGAGGAGACAGAGGAGACGGCGGCGGCGGAGCCGGCGCGGGAGGCGCCACGGGAGCCGGGGGCACCGCGGACGGAGACTGCGCGGCGCCTCCGGCGTTCGATCCCGCTCTCCTCGCGCGCTGCTCCGGAAGCAAGGCCCTGACCTGCTCGTTCGGCGGGGCCACGGGCAACTACGACGTCACCGTGCTCGTGGGCGGCAAGTCGGTGGTCACGGCGGAGTCGCGGCGCTTCTTCTGGGAAGGCTCACCTGCGGACGATCCGCAGTGCGTGAGGTTCACCGTCAACGTGCGGAAGCCGGAGGGACAGCCCATCCAGGGCGGTGACCCCGGGATCGATGGGCTGAACCTGTGGATTGGTGGGGAGGCGCCCGACCTGCAAGGCGTCAGCGTGGCGCCCGCGGACTCATCCACCGTCGTCGTTTATCTCGCGGGCGACTCGACAGTATGCGACCAGGATCCTCAGCTGAACCTGCAGCCGCGCGCTCGCTTCACGGGCTGGGGACAGCGGCTGCCGGCGTTCTTCGGTCCCGGGATCTCCGTCACGAACTACGCGGACTCCGGAGAGGGCACGGCGGCGTTCCGGACCGACGGCGGCGCCCTGTGGGATCGCATCTCGAGGGGCCTGAAGGCCGGCGACTACGTGCTCGTCCAGCTCGGCCACAACGACAAGTCGACGCCCGCGGCGACGTACCGCTCGCGCATCGAGGGGATCGTCGACGCGACGAAGAGCGCGCGCGCCAACCCGGTGCTGGTATCACCCATGGTGAGGAACAACGGCGAGCCGCTCGAGCGCCAGCACATCTACGGCGATCTGAATGTCCGGCAGGTGTTGCTCCAGATCTCCCGCGACAAGGGGATACCGTTCATCGACCTGATGGCCACCAGCGCCGAGTGGGTGGGCAGCATCGGGCGAGCAGAGGCCAGAGCCTTCTACGTGGACGGCGACGCCACGCACTCGAACGAGGAGGGGGCGAGGGTGTTCGCCGAGCTCGTGGTCGAGGGCATCCGGGCGCAAGTTCCGGAGCTCGCCGCGCGGCTGCGCGCGCGACGGTGA